In Sinorhizobium arboris LMG 14919, a genomic segment contains:
- a CDS encoding mechanosensitive ion channel family protein, protein MDFTQIVRPLEIWFRTFVLSEWTFYQLGIIAAGYVFASFLASRTEPAMETRARRIKGNPDLLRVIIAFMRRLKWLFLTGWLWLANVILTQGTWPSQRWLVSTALSLAAAWFVISVLTKIIRNPTLSRVVAIVSWGYLAIYATGLDGPVLSTLDAAAVNLGAMRLSLLTVLKAIVLTIALIWVAVLVGNVLSHWVQRSGDLSPSFKVLISKVIKIALIIIAGAIALSATGIDLTALTVFSGAVGVGVGFGLQKVVSNFISGIIILLDKSIKPGDTITLGDTFGSIRDLRARFVSVITRDGKEYLIPNEDFISQQVVNWSFSSDYVRIDVDFGTSYDSDPHEVVRIAIEMASAVPRVAANYKAPVCWMTAFGASSLDFRLRFWISDPANGLTNVRGQVLMALWDAFKEAGISIPFPHREIIMKTPVEVQRTPRA, encoded by the coding sequence GTGGATTTCACGCAGATAGTTCGCCCGCTTGAAATCTGGTTCAGGACATTCGTGCTGAGCGAATGGACATTCTACCAGCTTGGAATCATCGCGGCCGGTTACGTTTTTGCCTCCTTCCTTGCGTCCAGAACCGAGCCGGCTATGGAAACCAGGGCCCGGCGCATCAAGGGCAACCCGGATCTGCTGCGCGTGATCATCGCCTTCATGCGCCGTCTGAAATGGCTCTTTCTGACCGGCTGGCTGTGGCTCGCCAACGTCATTCTCACCCAAGGGACCTGGCCCTCGCAGCGATGGCTTGTCTCGACCGCGCTGTCTCTGGCGGCTGCCTGGTTCGTCATTTCCGTGCTGACCAAGATTATCCGCAACCCGACCCTGTCGCGCGTGGTCGCTATCGTAAGCTGGGGCTACCTTGCGATTTATGCCACCGGGCTCGACGGCCCTGTGCTGTCGACCCTGGACGCTGCCGCCGTCAATCTGGGGGCGATGCGTCTTTCGCTGCTGACCGTTCTGAAGGCGATTGTTCTGACAATCGCTCTGATCTGGGTCGCAGTGCTCGTCGGCAACGTGCTTTCCCATTGGGTTCAACGTTCGGGCGACCTTTCGCCGTCGTTCAAAGTGCTGATCAGCAAGGTCATCAAGATCGCGCTGATCATAATCGCCGGCGCCATCGCATTGTCTGCGACAGGCATCGATCTCACTGCTCTAACGGTATTTTCGGGTGCAGTCGGTGTCGGAGTCGGCTTCGGACTGCAGAAGGTTGTGTCCAATTTCATATCCGGGATCATCATCCTGCTCGACAAGTCGATCAAGCCAGGCGACACGATCACCCTTGGCGACACGTTCGGGTCCATTCGGGACCTGCGCGCACGTTTCGTGTCGGTCATTACCCGTGACGGGAAGGAGTACCTTATCCCCAATGAGGACTTCATCTCCCAACAGGTGGTGAACTGGTCCTTTTCCAGCGACTACGTCCGTATCGACGTCGATTTCGGTACATCCTACGACAGTGACCCGCATGAGGTGGTACGGATCGCCATCGAAATGGCATCGGCCGTCCCCCGTGTTGCCGCCAACTACAAGGCGCCGGTCTGCTGGATGACGGCGTTCGGTGCCTCCTCGCTGGATTTCCGCCTGCGCTTCTGGATCTCGGATCCGGCCAACGGCCTGACGAATGTGCGCGGCCAGGTTCTGATGGCATTATGGGATGCGTTCAAGGAGGCGGGGATATCCATCCCCTTCCCGCATCGAGAGATCATCATGAAGACGCCGGTCGAAGTTCAACGGACGCCTCGGGCATAA
- a CDS encoding MFS transporter, with protein sequence MRPVQSIHPTTYLLAARALRDFGDGFVAILLPVYLLALGFSPLQVGVIATASLFGSAFLTLVVGFLGARRELRGLLLGAASLMVATGAAMSMTNDYALLLVVTFAGTINPSAGSVSVFVPLEHAVLTREVASVERTSMFARYSLVGALASAFGALAAAMPDLITPLGPGPLTAIKLMFVLYALLGLAGAVLYARIPPRITGDEPPKTALGPSRAIVLKLAALFSLDAFAGGFVVQSLLALWLFERFNLSLAEAGVFFFWLGVLSALSFPVAAWLSKRVGLVNTMVFTHIPSSIALMLAAFAPTLPLTLALLLIRAALSQMDVPTRSSYVMAVVTEAERAAAASFTSVPRSLSAAASPALAGALFAASYQAWPLLICGALKITYDLLLLLQFRHVKPPEEC encoded by the coding sequence GTGCGACCCGTGCAGAGCATTCATCCGACTACATACCTCTTAGCGGCGCGAGCTTTACGCGACTTCGGGGACGGTTTCGTCGCCATTCTGCTGCCCGTCTATCTGCTTGCACTGGGGTTTTCACCCCTGCAAGTCGGTGTCATCGCCACGGCATCGCTTTTTGGCTCGGCGTTCTTGACGTTGGTGGTCGGGTTTCTGGGCGCGCGCCGTGAGCTGCGCGGGTTGCTGCTGGGCGCCGCGAGCCTGATGGTGGCCACTGGTGCAGCCATGTCCATGACCAACGATTATGCGCTGCTGCTGGTCGTCACATTTGCCGGCACGATCAATCCGTCCGCCGGCAGTGTGAGCGTCTTCGTGCCACTGGAGCACGCGGTGCTCACTCGCGAGGTCGCGAGTGTCGAGCGCACGAGCATGTTCGCTCGCTACAGCCTCGTTGGGGCGCTCGCGAGCGCGTTTGGCGCCCTTGCCGCAGCCATGCCTGACTTGATCACGCCCCTGGGGCCAGGGCCGCTGACCGCCATCAAGCTGATGTTCGTTCTCTATGCACTCCTGGGTCTGGCGGGGGCTGTACTTTATGCCCGCATACCTCCGCGCATTACCGGCGACGAGCCCCCGAAGACGGCGCTTGGCCCTTCGCGCGCTATCGTGCTGAAGCTCGCTGCCCTGTTCAGCCTTGATGCTTTCGCTGGCGGGTTCGTGGTCCAGTCGTTGCTCGCCTTGTGGCTGTTCGAACGGTTCAATCTGTCGCTCGCGGAAGCCGGGGTGTTTTTCTTCTGGTTGGGCGTGCTGTCGGCGCTCTCCTTTCCGGTCGCCGCATGGCTGTCGAAGCGCGTTGGGCTCGTCAACACGATGGTGTTCACGCACATCCCGTCGAGCATAGCGCTGATGCTGGCGGCATTCGCGCCAACCTTGCCGTTGACGCTCGCCTTGCTGCTCATTCGGGCGGCGCTCTCGCAGATGGACGTGCCAACACGCTCGTCTTACGTAATGGCGGTCGTGACGGAGGCGGAGCGCGCTGCCGCAGCAAGTTTCACGTCAGTTCCCCGAAGTCTTTCGGCGGCTGCCAGCCCCGCGCTCGCAGGTGCCCTCTTCGCTGCATCATATCAAGCCTGGCCGCTCCTGATCTGTGGCGCACTGAAGATCACCTACGACCTGCTACTGCTGCTGCAATTCCGGCACGTGAAGCCACCTGAGGAGTGCTGA
- a CDS encoding VOC family protein — protein sequence MKARISVLTLGVADLERSLAFYRDGLGLDTPGIVGREFEHGAVAFFDLSNGIKLAIWNQDDLAHDTGLTKAPASSTSFSIGHNVSQRSEVDEVMEQAREAGATIVKAAQETFYGGYAGYFTDPDGHLWEVVWNPANLPEGD from the coding sequence ATGAAGGCCCGGATCTCTGTACTGACGCTTGGTGTCGCAGATCTTGAACGGTCTCTCGCTTTCTATCGTGACGGATTGGGGCTAGACACCCCAGGGATCGTGGGCCGCGAATTCGAGCATGGCGCCGTCGCATTCTTTGATCTTTCGAACGGTATCAAACTTGCGATCTGGAATCAGGACGATTTGGCTCACGATACCGGCCTGACGAAAGCGCCCGCCAGCAGCACATCGTTCTCGATCGGTCATAACGTCTCGCAACGAAGCGAGGTGGATGAAGTCATGGAACAGGCACGTGAAGCGGGCGCGACCATCGTGAAGGCTGCCCAAGAGACATTCTACGGGGGATATGCGGGCTACTTCACCGATCCCGATGGCCATCTGTGGGAGGTCGTGTGGAATCCGGCCAATCTGCCGGAGGGGGACTGA
- a CDS encoding ester cyclase, translating into MLKAFYRAYIDCLNRQDWNELGRYVADDARHNGRPLGLSGYRSMLIKDFEDIPDLRFTIDRLACEPPLIAARLLFDCSPKGNFLGLRIDGRRISFAENVFYEVRNGKIADVFSVIDKAAIEDQIAK; encoded by the coding sequence ATGCTGAAAGCCTTCTATCGTGCCTACATAGACTGCCTGAATCGACAGGACTGGAATGAACTTGGGCGGTATGTTGCCGACGATGCCAGACACAACGGTCGCCCCCTGGGACTGTCAGGCTATCGGTCGATGCTTATAAAGGATTTTGAGGACATTCCCGATTTGCGTTTCACAATCGATCGTCTGGCGTGCGAGCCCCCCCTCATTGCCGCCAGATTGTTGTTCGACTGCTCGCCGAAAGGCAACTTCCTCGGGCTAAGGATTGATGGTCGGCGCATCTCCTTCGCAGAGAACGTGTTTTACGAAGTGCGAAACGGCAAGATTGCCGATGTATTTTCCGTCATCGATAAAGCAGCGATCGAAGATCAGATAGCGAAGTGA
- a CDS encoding alpha/beta hydrolase family protein has product MFKSLLHALGFLLVTTELAHSADAIGFRETDIDKGGARPLHISIWYPTEDDAKVEIVGENRAFFGVPAIRDAKPASTGRPLVVLSHGYSGSWRNLSWLAIDLVEQGYIVAAPDHPGTTTFNMDPAQAAQLWERPRDLSRVIDLLEGDSTLAGKVDAGRIAAIGHSLGGWTVTALAGARFDTKWFEKDCQARTSPRACALKNELGLSRLQIERDMMDPRVRAFVSLDLGLARGFTPASLATLRVPSLVIAAGIDIGGLPSRLETGYLADHLPEMSSTYIEIPDAMHFSFMGLCKPGAAALIEKEEPANGVVCKDGGTRNREAIHRELAYLVSGFLTKAIPAE; this is encoded by the coding sequence ATGTTCAAATCTCTATTGCACGCCCTGGGGTTCTTGCTGGTCACCACCGAACTCGCCCACTCTGCGGACGCCATTGGCTTCCGAGAGACCGATATCGATAAAGGTGGAGCGCGGCCCCTTCATATCAGCATATGGTACCCAACCGAAGACGACGCCAAGGTAGAGATCGTCGGCGAGAACCGTGCATTCTTCGGCGTCCCGGCCATTCGGGATGCGAAACCTGCGTCAACGGGGCGGCCACTTGTCGTACTGTCGCACGGTTATAGCGGTTCGTGGCGAAACCTCAGCTGGTTGGCAATTGATCTCGTCGAGCAAGGTTACATCGTTGCAGCACCTGACCATCCTGGCACGACAACGTTCAATATGGATCCTGCGCAGGCGGCGCAACTCTGGGAACGCCCGCGCGATCTTAGCCGCGTGATCGATCTTTTGGAGGGCGATTCTACCCTTGCCGGCAAGGTCGATGCCGGTCGGATTGCAGCCATCGGGCATTCGTTGGGCGGATGGACGGTCACGGCGTTAGCCGGTGCGCGTTTTGATACGAAGTGGTTTGAAAAGGACTGCCAAGCCCGCACCAGCCCTCGCGCGTGCGCTCTTAAGAACGAGCTTGGACTAAGCCGGCTTCAAATTGAGAGAGATATGATGGACCCGCGTGTGCGAGCATTTGTGTCCCTTGATCTCGGACTGGCGAGGGGATTTACTCCGGCGAGTTTGGCAACGCTGCGGGTACCATCTCTCGTGATCGCGGCCGGCATCGATATCGGCGGTTTACCGTCGAGACTTGAAACCGGATATCTTGCGGATCACCTCCCGGAAATGTCTTCGACCTATATCGAAATTCCAGATGCCATGCACTTCAGCTTCATGGGTCTCTGTAAGCCGGGTGCCGCCGCGCTCATCGAAAAGGAAGAGCCGGCCAATGGCGTGGTCTGCAAGGACGGCGGGACGCGAAACCGTGAAGCAATCCATCGCGAGCTAGCTTATCTCGTTAGCGGATTCTTGACCAAAGCCATCCCGGCAGAGTAG
- a CDS encoding recombinase family protein, which translates to MPRTFAYVRVSTTGQTTENQIQEIEAAGFQVEPRRIVTETVSGSTAIAQRRGFSRLMDKLESGDILIVTKLDRLGRDAIDVSTTVKTLAEMGVRVYCLALGGADLTSSAGTMTMHVLNAVAQFERDLLIERTQSGLRRAKFEGKLLGRPSTLSEEQKQGVRDDLARGTSVSAIARKYATSRQTIMRVRDETQRPSHSRNGAT; encoded by the coding sequence ATGCCGCGCACCTTTGCCTATGTCCGCGTTTCCACGACCGGACAAACCACGGAAAATCAGATTCAGGAAATCGAAGCGGCCGGCTTCCAGGTCGAGCCGCGCCGGATCGTCACCGAGACGGTTTCCGGCAGCACTGCCATCGCGCAGCGCCGTGGCTTTTCACGGCTCATGGACAAGCTGGAGTCTGGCGACATTCTGATCGTGACCAAGCTTGATCGGCTCGGCCGCGATGCGATCGACGTCAGTACCACGGTCAAGACGCTGGCCGAAATGGGCGTCCGCGTCTATTGCCTCGCGCTCGGAGGTGCCGACCTCACCAGTTCGGCAGGCACCATGACCATGCATGTGCTGAACGCCGTCGCGCAGTTCGAGCGCGATCTGCTGATCGAGAGGACGCAATCCGGTCTCAGGCGCGCCAAGTTTGAGGGGAAGCTTCTCGGTCGCCCCTCGACCCTCAGCGAAGAACAGAAGCAAGGTGTGCGTGACGACTTGGCTCGGGGGACCAGCGTTTCGGCAATCGCCAGAAAATACGCGACCAGTCGGCAAACCATTATGCGCGTGCGAGACGAAACGCAGCGACCAAGTCACTCGCGCAATGGAGCGACCTGA
- the chrA gene encoding chromate efflux transporter, translating to MNQSDSLDTAPVQRADTPSHGVTFAEALRVWARVAALSFGGPAGQIAMMHRIIVEEKRWIGETRFLHALNYCTLLPGPEAQQLAIYIGWLMHKTKGGLVAGTLFVLPGAVAIMALSWIYALFGNVGAVQALFFGLKAAVLAIVLEAVLRIGRRALRNNVMIALAAAAFIALFLFRAPFPLVVLAAGLIGYIGGRAGWAAFQAGNGHGKVGGKQVADAETALGEEVPAHARPPISWSLKVAGVALFLWFAPVLVLLALLGPGNVFTDISIFFSKMAMVTFGGAYAVLSYVAQQAVEHYHWLRPGEMLDGLGMAETTPGPLIMVTQFVGFMGAHRDPGSLDPLLAGTLGGILTTWVTFVPCFLWIFLGAPFMETMRSNRALSAALAAITAAVVGVILNLAIWFALHVLFRELYEARGLGMTIDVPVLSSVNLASLTLTLGAMLAVFRFKIGMLTVLAGCSFIGLSYGFLTGWV from the coding sequence ATGAACCAGTCTGACAGTCTCGATACGGCGCCGGTCCAGCGGGCTGACACGCCTTCCCACGGCGTTACCTTCGCCGAGGCACTGCGCGTCTGGGCACGTGTGGCCGCCTTAAGCTTCGGCGGTCCTGCCGGGCAGATTGCGATGATGCATCGCATCATCGTCGAGGAGAAACGCTGGATTGGCGAAACGCGGTTCCTGCACGCGCTCAACTATTGCACGCTGTTGCCGGGGCCGGAGGCGCAGCAGCTTGCGATCTATATCGGCTGGCTGATGCACAAGACGAAGGGCGGACTGGTCGCGGGGACGCTATTCGTGCTTCCCGGCGCCGTTGCCATCATGGCGCTGAGCTGGATCTACGCCCTGTTCGGAAATGTCGGAGCCGTTCAGGCGCTGTTCTTCGGATTGAAGGCCGCAGTTCTGGCGATCGTGCTCGAGGCGGTTCTGCGTATCGGCCGGCGTGCTCTTAGAAACAACGTCATGATAGCGCTTGCCGCCGCGGCCTTCATCGCGCTCTTCCTGTTCCGTGCCCCGTTCCCACTGGTGGTCCTCGCTGCGGGCCTCATCGGCTATATCGGCGGTCGGGCCGGATGGGCTGCATTCCAGGCGGGCAACGGCCACGGCAAAGTCGGTGGCAAACAGGTCGCCGACGCCGAGACAGCGCTTGGCGAAGAGGTCCCGGCCCACGCGCGCCCGCCAATCAGTTGGTCGCTCAAGGTCGCCGGTGTGGCACTCTTTTTATGGTTTGCGCCGGTGCTTGTGCTGCTGGCGTTGCTTGGTCCAGGCAATGTCTTCACGGACATCTCGATCTTCTTTTCGAAGATGGCGATGGTCACCTTCGGCGGCGCCTATGCGGTTCTTTCCTACGTCGCCCAGCAGGCTGTCGAACACTACCACTGGCTGAGACCCGGCGAAATGCTCGATGGTCTCGGCATGGCGGAGACTACGCCTGGACCGCTGATCATGGTCACCCAGTTCGTCGGTTTCATGGGGGCGCATCGTGACCCTGGCTCTCTCGACCCTCTGCTTGCCGGCACGCTTGGTGGAATTCTGACGACCTGGGTAACCTTCGTACCTTGCTTTCTCTGGATTTTCCTGGGCGCACCCTTCATGGAAACGATGCGCAGCAACCGGGCGCTGTCCGCTGCACTGGCCGCGATCACTGCCGCAGTCGTCGGCGTCATCCTTAATCTGGCGATCTGGTTCGCACTGCACGTGTTGTTCCGCGAACTCTATGAGGCGCGTGGCCTCGGCATGACGATCGACGTCCCGGTATTGAGTTCCGTCAACCTCGCCTCGCTGACCCTGACGCTTGGCGCGATGCTCGCAGTGTTCCGCTTCAAGATCGGCATGCTGACGGTCCTGGCCGGCTGCTCGTTCATCGGGCTTTCCTATGGATTCCTCACGGGGTGGGTCTAG
- a CDS encoding MarR family winged helix-turn-helix transcriptional regulator — MGLLVVDAIETSFGDLSRSAAALLLTLHYHGPMTATELAMIAGITQPTAVRVVDGLIRRGLVVREGRSGRRAPLALTREGSESTNALQAARLDAMERLLATLPKAERVRFERSLDRLLASATRSRAFARTTCRLCDHGLCSGPLCPIGTRASELEHVAGAKGEPHADRT; from the coding sequence ATGGGACTGCTCGTTGTCGACGCGATCGAGACATCGTTCGGCGATTTGTCGCGCAGTGCCGCCGCCCTTCTCCTGACTTTACACTATCACGGGCCAATGACGGCGACAGAGCTCGCCATGATCGCCGGGATCACCCAGCCAACCGCAGTCCGAGTTGTGGATGGCCTCATCCGACGCGGCCTCGTCGTGCGCGAAGGACGATCGGGGCGGAGGGCGCCGCTGGCCCTTACCCGCGAAGGATCGGAAAGTACCAATGCCCTGCAGGCGGCCCGGTTGGACGCCATGGAACGTCTGCTGGCAACGCTGCCGAAGGCCGAACGTGTGCGGTTCGAGCGGTCCCTCGATCGGCTACTTGCGTCGGCAACTCGGTCCCGGGCCTTTGCCCGTACGACCTGCCGTCTCTGCGACCACGGGCTTTGCAGCGGCCCGCTCTGCCCGATTGGTACCCGGGCGAGTGAACTCGAACACGTCGCCGGCGCTAAAGGAGAACCACATGCTGATCGCACATGA
- a CDS encoding helix-turn-helix domain-containing protein, with the protein MLAIPLPFVIALLLVILLIRVLAQREANLRPVAGFISVCILLVTLVGLRWSVDLRMVRLLQPVVAALLPSFAWLCFSDLGQLPSNRRWLHFLPAAVILVLSATWQRWHPPIDLLLPILYFAYGTSLIHRSYGDSNGFERTRLSDVTNARRAALSAGWLLLLSGAVDLMIAADFLLYQGSHAVSIVGIANVITLPLLAYALAVLGWSVPQMQSSNQTWVDGQDEQPANYETASAAQDDARIITAIETIMRDKHLFRDPDLTLNRLSRKLGIPSRQISGAVNRNLGRNISQVVNEYRIREAQHLLSETDRSITAVMFDSGFYTKSNFNREFSRVTGMTPSDYRRSAGQSNADYSAGMALVKNPLTR; encoded by the coding sequence ATGTTGGCGATACCATTGCCTTTTGTGATAGCGCTTCTGCTCGTCATCCTCCTGATCCGGGTCCTTGCCCAGCGCGAAGCCAATCTACGGCCGGTCGCCGGTTTCATCAGCGTTTGCATTCTTCTGGTAACCCTAGTTGGGCTCCGCTGGAGCGTTGATCTCCGGATGGTACGATTGCTCCAGCCCGTCGTCGCGGCACTGCTGCCATCCTTCGCCTGGCTTTGCTTTTCCGATCTTGGGCAATTGCCATCGAATAGGAGGTGGCTTCATTTCTTGCCAGCCGCAGTAATCCTGGTTCTCTCGGCTACTTGGCAGAGATGGCACCCGCCGATCGATCTGCTCCTGCCGATTCTTTATTTCGCCTATGGCACATCTCTGATCCATCGTTCGTACGGCGACTCCAATGGTTTCGAGAGAACGCGACTGAGCGACGTTACCAACGCTCGAAGGGCAGCGCTATCGGCAGGCTGGCTGCTCCTGTTATCGGGTGCCGTCGACCTCATGATCGCTGCCGACTTCCTTCTTTATCAGGGTAGCCACGCCGTCTCTATTGTCGGCATCGCCAACGTCATTACGCTGCCATTGTTGGCCTACGCGCTCGCGGTTCTCGGCTGGAGTGTGCCGCAAATGCAATCGTCGAACCAAACCTGGGTTGACGGTCAGGACGAACAGCCCGCCAACTACGAAACAGCGTCGGCAGCGCAAGATGACGCTCGGATCATAACTGCAATCGAAACCATCATGCGGGACAAACATCTATTCCGCGATCCGGACCTCACACTGAATCGCCTTTCACGCAAACTGGGCATTCCGTCGCGCCAAATCTCGGGTGCAGTAAATCGGAACCTCGGCCGAAACATCTCGCAGGTTGTCAACGAATACCGGATCAGGGAAGCACAGCACTTGCTATCGGAAACCGATCGCTCAATCACGGCCGTGATGTTCGATTCGGGCTTCTACACCAAATCCAACTTCAACCGGGAGTTTTCCCGAGTAACAGGCATGACGCCGAGCGACTATCGCCGCTCGGCCGGCCAATCGAATGCTGACTACTCTGCCGGGATGGCTTTGGTCAAGAATCCGCTAACGAGATAA
- a CDS encoding response regulator transcription factor, which yields MSQEVGGRVLVAERNPLVIAALRGLFSENARFSIIDTARTSAELCEKLASIRTDCVLLSWQLDDAEAPEVLAELSRLGLDPRIVLFADTSNPSVLNETIRLGVNGLCYQFEDPGILFATLTAVMQGRICIPYTVLSKVSNTPFQQLTSRERELLGMLANGWTNIQIAARTGISENTVKYHLKNLYDKLEVRNRAMAVALYAKERRRNPE from the coding sequence ATGTCGCAGGAGGTCGGAGGCCGGGTATTGGTCGCGGAGCGCAACCCACTGGTGATTGCCGCTCTTCGCGGACTTTTTTCCGAAAACGCCAGGTTTTCCATCATCGATACGGCGCGGACATCGGCCGAACTTTGCGAGAAGCTTGCCTCCATCAGGACGGACTGCGTGCTGCTCAGTTGGCAGCTCGACGATGCAGAGGCGCCCGAGGTGCTTGCGGAACTCAGCCGGCTGGGTCTCGACCCGAGGATTGTCCTCTTTGCCGATACCAGCAACCCCTCGGTCCTCAACGAGACCATCCGGCTTGGTGTCAACGGTCTCTGCTACCAATTCGAAGATCCTGGAATCCTGTTCGCGACGCTCACCGCCGTAATGCAAGGTCGGATCTGCATTCCCTATACGGTGCTCTCGAAAGTCTCGAACACGCCATTCCAGCAGCTCACCTCTCGGGAACGTGAGCTGCTCGGCATGCTGGCCAACGGTTGGACCAATATCCAGATTGCCGCACGAACGGGCATTTCCGAGAATACCGTGAAATACCACCTCAAAAATCTTTACGACAAACTCGAAGTGCGCAACCGCGCCATGGCGGTCGCCCTTTACGCCAAGGAACGCCGGCGCAATCCGGAGTGA
- a CDS encoding chromate resistance protein ChrB domain-containing protein has translation MKDDFMPAERRWLLLIHQLPSKPAYFRVKVWRRLQRIGAVAVKSTVYALPANAETQEDFEWLLKEIVEGGGEAMVCEARLIDGLSDAQAHALFDAARDEDYETIANEARTLSARLEAAASAEVRAEIRAQVGRLRKRLADIATIDFFGATGRLSAESLIAELESRLAEDTDMADEEARTTPLTAADLKGRIWVTRKGVHVDRIACSWLIRRFIDPDAVIRFVPGKGYVPNSGEIRFDMFEGEITHEGDRCSFEVLLTRVGITDPALQAIAEIVHDIDLKDAKFGREEATGIASLVAGICAANPQDEQRIAQGGPVFDNLYQYFRAKRG, from the coding sequence ATGAAGGACGATTTCATGCCGGCGGAGCGCCGCTGGCTGCTTCTGATCCACCAACTGCCGAGCAAACCAGCCTACTTCCGAGTGAAGGTCTGGCGGCGCCTGCAGCGCATCGGCGCCGTCGCCGTCAAGAGCACGGTCTACGCGCTGCCGGCGAATGCTGAGACACAGGAGGATTTTGAATGGCTGCTGAAAGAGATCGTCGAAGGCGGTGGCGAGGCCATGGTGTGCGAGGCGCGTCTGATCGACGGCCTCTCGGACGCCCAAGCGCACGCGCTGTTCGATGCGGCTCGCGACGAGGACTACGAGACAATCGCGAACGAGGCGCGGACGCTTTCAGCCCGGCTCGAGGCGGCTGCGTCGGCAGAGGTACGGGCCGAGATTCGCGCACAGGTCGGCAGGCTGCGCAAGCGCCTCGCGGACATCGCCACCATCGACTTCTTCGGCGCGACCGGCCGCCTCTCCGCAGAGAGCTTAATCGCGGAACTTGAAAGCAGACTTGCAGAGGACACCGACATGGCCGACGAGGAGGCGAGAACGACGCCGCTCACGGCGGCGGATCTGAAGGGGCGGATCTGGGTCACGCGCAAAGGTGTGCATGTCGATCGCATCGCCTGCAGTTGGCTCATCCGCCGCTTCATCGATCCGGATGCCGTCATTCGGTTCGTGCCCGGCAAAGGCTACGTCCCCAACTCTGGCGAAATTCGCTTCGACATGTTCGAGGGAGAGATTACTCATGAAGGCGATCGATGCAGTTTCGAGGTCCTACTCACCAGGGTTGGCATCACCGATCCGGCGCTCCAGGCAATCGCCGAGATCGTCCACGACATCGATTTGAAGGATGCGAAGTTCGGGCGCGAGGAGGCGACCGGCATCGCCAGCCTGGTTGCCGGCATCTGCGCAGCCAATCCGCAGGACGAGCAACGCATTGCCCAAGGCGGGCCGGTCTTCGACAACCTCTATCAGTATTTCCGCGCAAAGCGCGGATGA
- a CDS encoding gamma carbonic anhydrase family protein, whose amino-acid sequence MLIAHDDKSPQIDPTAWIAPDATVCGDVIIGPGVRILHGARVIGEAGGSIRIGRDCIVMENAVIRANPRHGCVIGNHCLIGPNAHVIGATIEDEVFVATSAAIFHGAHLGRGTEVRVHATVHLRTRLAAGSTVPIGWVAVGDPACVLPPDRHDEIWAIQKPLNFPEWVYGYDRATPDLMRQVTRRLSESLGSHIGDTVVG is encoded by the coding sequence ATGCTGATCGCACATGACGACAAGAGCCCGCAGATCGACCCCACAGCCTGGATCGCCCCCGACGCAACCGTCTGCGGTGACGTGATCATTGGCCCGGGCGTGCGCATTCTGCACGGAGCAAGGGTGATCGGCGAAGCAGGCGGCTCCATCCGGATCGGCCGCGACTGTATCGTGATGGAGAACGCAGTGATCCGCGCCAATCCTCGTCACGGCTGCGTCATCGGCAATCACTGCCTCATCGGGCCGAACGCCCATGTCATTGGCGCAACAATCGAGGACGAGGTCTTCGTCGCGACCTCCGCCGCAATCTTCCACGGCGCCCATCTCGGCCGCGGCACGGAAGTACGCGTCCATGCAACCGTCCACCTGCGGACCCGCCTCGCGGCCGGCAGCACGGTGCCAATCGGCTGGGTAGCTGTTGGCGACCCGGCTTGCGTCCTGCCGCCCGACCGACACGACGAAATCTGGGCGATACAAAAGCCGCTGAACTTCCCGGAGTGGGTCTATGGCTACGACCGTGCCACGCCGGATCTTATGCGACAGGTCACCCGGCGCCTCTCCGAGAGCTTGGGATCACACATCGGCGACACGGTCGTCGGCTAA